CTGATCCTTGACGAGGTGCAATGCGGCATGGGCCGCACGGGGCGGCTTTTCGCACATGAATGGGCCGGAATTGCGCCCGATATCATGATGGTGGCCAAGGGCATTGGCGGCGGCTTCCCGCTGGGTGCCCTGCTGGCAAGCGAAGACGCCGCAAGCGGCATGGGCGCGGGCAGCCACGGCAGCACCTATGGCGGCAACCCGCTGGCCTGTGCGGTGGGTGGCAAGGTGATGGATATCGTGGCCGACCCTGCGTTTCTTGAGCAGGTCAACGCCACCGCCGGATTAATGCGCCAAAAGCTCGAAGGGCTGGTCGCCGCGCACCCCGACGTGTTCGAGGCCGTGCGCGGCAGCGGGCTGATGCTGGGGCTTAAATGCAAGGCCACCAATATCGACGTGGTGAAAGCCGGCTATGACGCATTGGTAATCACGGTGCCCGCGGCAGATAACGTCATCCGCCTGCTGCCCGCGCTCAACATCACCGAAGACGAGATCACCGAGGCGCTGACACGGCTTGACGCAGCAGCGACCCGGATCGAGGCCGATCTGGCAAAGGAAGGTTAAGATGAACCATTTTCTCGATATCCACAAAACCGATGCCAAAGCCCTGCGCGCAATGATCGACAACGCCCGCACCATGAAGGACGCGCGCGCAGGCCGCCCGCGCGGCGCGCCGGATGATGAGCAGCCGCTGGAAAACCATATGGTGGCGTTAATCTTCGAAAAACCTTCGACCCGCACGCGGGTCAGCTTCGATGTGGGCACCCGCCAGATGGGCGGGCAGACCATGGTGCTTTCCGGTCAGGACATGCAGCTTGGCCATGGTGAGACCATCGCCGATACCGCCCGCGTGCTGAGCCGTTATGTCGATCTGATCATGATCCGCACCTTCGACGAAAGCGTGCTCATGGAGATGGCCGAATATGCCGACGTGCCGGTGATCAACGGGCTGACCGACCGCACCCACCCGTGTCAGATCATGGCCGACGTCATGACCTACGAGGAACATCGCGGGCCAATTGCGGGCAAGAAGGTGGTCTGGTGCGGCGACGGCAATAACGTCTGCGCGTCCATGCTCCACGCGGCGGGGCAGTTTGGTTTTGATCTGACCTTCACCGGACCGGTGCAGCTTGAGCCTGAACCGGAATTTGTCGGGCTGGCGCGCAAGGCAGGCAGCAAGGTGGCAATCGAACGCGACGCGGCGAAGGCAGTAAGGGGGCCGATCTGGTTGTGGCCGATACATGGGTGAGCATGCATGACAGCCAATCCTCGCGCGAGCGGCGGCACAACATGCTGCGCCCCTATCAGGTCAACGAAGAGCTGATGAGCCATGCCAAACCCGACGCGCTTTTCATGCACTGCCTGCCCGCACATCGCGAGGAAGAAGTGACCAGCCCGGTGATGGACGGGCCGCAATCGGTGATTTTCGACGAAGCAGAGAACCGGCTGCACGCGCAGAAGGCCGTGATGCGCTGGTGTCTGGGCCTGTGACCCGGTTGCGCTGAGCAGGCAGGAGACAACACCTTGGGCAAGCCGCGGGTTTTGGATATTTTTGGCAAAATGAAGCATCGGCGGGGGCGCCCATGACAGAACCGAGGATTGTCGTGGCAGGGGCCGGGGCGATTGGCTGTTTTGTGGGCGGGCTTCTGGCTGCGGCGGGGCGCGATGTCTGCCTGTTGGGCCGGGCGCGCCTGATGCAAGAAGTGGCCGGGCGCACCCTGATTTGCAGCGATTTTTCCGGCGCGCACTGGCACAGCACGCCCGAAACAAGCGACGCCCCCACAGTGCTGGCGCAGGCCGATGTGGTGCTGGTTTGCGTGAAAAGCGCGGCCACCGCCGACATGGCGCAACTGATCGCAGCCCATGCCCCGGACCGGGCGATTGTCGTCAGCCTGCAAAACGGGGTGCGCAATGCCAAGACGCTCGCAACAACTCTACCGGGGTCGGATGTGCGCGCCGGGGTCGTGGGCTTCAACGTCGTGGCGCGCGGGCAGGCGCGGTTTCATCGCTCGACCAGCGGCGAGGTGTTCATCGCTGCCGGGCCGGGCAATCTGGAACACCTGCTCGGTGTGCCCGGGCTTGGCGTGCATGTGGCGACAGATATCGACGCGGTGCAATGGGGCAAACTGGTGCTGAACCTTACCAACGCGGTAAACGCGCTATCAGGGCTGAGCCTACGCGACATGCTGTTGCAACGCCGCTGGCGGCTGGTGATGGCCGCCCAGATGACCGAGGCCCTAAGCGTGCTGAAAAAAGCCGGGATTGCCGTTCACGTGCCAGCAGCCGCCCCCGGCTGGGCGCTTCCGTGGATATTACGCCTGCCGACACGGGTTTTCACGAAAGTCGCCGCCCCGATGCTGGCGGTGGACGGGCAGGCGCGCACCTCAATGGTGGCCGATCTGGCGGCGGGGCGCGCCACCGAAATTGCCGAGTTTCAGGGCGAAATCCTGCGCCAAGCAAAGGCCGCAGGCTTCACCGCGCCGGTAAGTGCGGCGCTCATCGCAGCGGTCCGCACCCAAGAGGCCGGACAGCCCTGGCAGGGCAGGCCAGAGGATTTGCGCCACGCCTGAGCGACGCACATTATTGCACCCTCGCGCCACTTCCCCTAAATCAGCCTCATGAAACGGCCCATCCTCATCCACCCCGATCCGCGTTTGAAGAAACACTGCGCCCCCGTGCCTGATCTCTCCGATGATCTGCGCGCGCTGGCTGATGATATGCTTGAAACGATGTATGACGCCCCCGG
This is a stretch of genomic DNA from Aquicoccus sp. G2-2. It encodes these proteins:
- a CDS encoding 2-dehydropantoate 2-reductase encodes the protein MTEPRIVVAGAGAIGCFVGGLLAAAGRDVCLLGRARLMQEVAGRTLICSDFSGAHWHSTPETSDAPTVLAQADVVLVCVKSAATADMAQLIAAHAPDRAIVVSLQNGVRNAKTLATTLPGSDVRAGVVGFNVVARGQARFHRSTSGEVFIAAGPGNLEHLLGVPGLGVHVATDIDAVQWGKLVLNLTNAVNALSGLSLRDMLLQRRWRLVMAAQMTEALSVLKKAGIAVHVPAAAPGWALPWILRLPTRVFTKVAAPMLAVDGQARTSMVADLAAGRATEIAEFQGEILRQAKAAGFTAPVSAALIAAVRTQEAGQPWQGRPEDLRHA